The genomic segment GGACTGCTGCCGCAGGTGACGGAATCGAATTCGCTGCCCGCGTTCCACGCGACGTTCCTGTGCGTGGGCGTCATCACGGCGGCGACGGCGTGGATCTTCGGTCAGCTCGCGCCGGAAGTGCGCGCGGCGCGCAGGAAGCCGGATCCATCGGAATCGAACTGACGCGGGTCGAAGCGCGATTCACGCACCGCGCCGGTGCCCGCGCGCACGGTTGCGCGGCGCGCGCTCCCGCGCGTGCGGCATGACGCGTCGAATCCACACACGAATAAGCGTGCCGCGCGCTTTCATTCCGCCGCCGAGCCGCTTGTATATTGAATTTGCACGCTTTTTGCTCGAACGGTCGGAAGCCGATCCGGTAAACTATCTCGATAAAGTCACTTGCCCTGCGCCTCGACACCATGAGCATGGTTGATCTCGACCCTCCCCGCTTTCAGCCGCCGCGCCCCATCGCGGGCGACGACGGTTCGCGTCGCACCGTGCTGTACGGCGAATTCACCGTTTTCAGCGTGTTCCAGCCGGTGTTTTCCGTGTCGCACCGGCGCGCCATCGGCTATCACGCGTCCTTGCGCGCCCGCGACGACACGCATCGCCACGTGCCGTCGCACGAAGTGTTCACGCAAGCGGCGCGGCGCGGCGATCTGCTCGAACTCGGCCGGCTCGCCGAATCGCTGCATCTGGGCAACTTCAATGCGTTCGACAGCCACGACGAATGGCTCTTTCTGAGCCTGCATCCCGCCGCGCTGATGGATACGAGCTACGGCGACGCGCTGCTCGCTTCGCTGAAGGACATCGGCCTGCCGCCGCAGCGTGTCGTGCTCGAAGTGCCCGAGCAGGCGGGCGGCGAGACGACGCGCTTCGCCGAGATCATCGATTCGATGCGCAAGTCGGGCTTCCTGATCGCGCTGGACGGCTTCGGCGTGAAGCATTCGAACATCGATCGCGTGTGGCATCTGCGGCCCGATATCGTCACGCTCGATCGCTGCATCCTGCAACAGGCGACCGAGCATTCGCATATCGAGCGCGTGCTGCCGCGTCTCGTGTCGCTGCTGCACGAGTCCGGCCAGCTCGTCCTGATGGGCGGCCTCGCGACCGAACGCGACGCGCTGATCGCGCTGGAATGCAACGTCGATTTCGTGCAGGGCGCGTACTTCGCGCAGCCGAGCGTCGATGCGGTGCACAGCGAGGTCGCGACGGGCGTGATGGACGCGTTGTCGGCGGCGTCGCGAGAACGCGTCGCGGCGCGCGAGCGGGCGCAGGCCACGCGTCTCGAACCGTACGTGACGGGGCTCGAACGGGCATCGGTCAAGCTGATGGAAGGCGAGGCGCTCGTCGTCGCGACGAGCGAGCTGCTGCAACTCGCCGACACCGCGCGCTGCTTCCTGCTCGATCAGGCCGGGCGGCAGATCGGCGACAACGTCGTGCCGGTGGTGCGGACGTCGCAGCGCGCGAAGCGTTTCAGTCCGCTGCTGCATTCGGAGGGCGCGAGCTGGGAGCGCCGGCCGTATTTCATCGAGGCGCTGCGCGCGCCGGGGCGCGCGCATCTGACGGCGCCGTATCTCTCGATCAACGAGGCGCACCTTTGCGTGACGGCGTCGATCGCCGCGCAGACGCCTTTTGGCCTGCAGGTGCTGTGCGTCGATATCAACTGGGAAGGGGCGAAGCGGCGGTAGTTTGTTACGCGCCGTGGTTCGAATCCGGTCGCAACAGATCGAATCCCGCAAGCGCGATCACGCCGGACAGCGCGATCAGCGCGGCCGAGTGACGGCCGAAGTAGAGCAGCGCGGCGGCTGACCAGGCCGCGAGGCAGAGGGCCAGGAAGCGTTTCATGACGGTAATGCGGCGCGATTCAAAGCGCCATTCTAGAACGGGTATCGAAGTGGCGCAGCATCGGCCAGGACGCAAAAAAGCCCTCCGCAGAGGGCTTTTTACAATCGTGCGAAGCGCCGGAACTTACGCGCCGAAATTCTTCGCCGCGAACTCCCAGTTCACGATGTTCCAGTAAGCCTCGATGAACTTCGGACGCGCATTGCGATAGTCGATGTAATACGCGTGCTCCCACACATCGATGGTCAGCAGCGCCTTCGAATCCGTCGTGAGCGGCGTGGCGGCGTTGCTCGTCGACACGATATCCACCGTGCCGTCGGTCTTCTTCACGAGCCACGTCCAGCCCGAACCGAACGTGCCGGTCGCGACCTTGGCGAATTCTTCCTTGAACTTGTCGTAGGAACCGTACTTGGCGTTGATCGCGTCAGCCAGCGCGCCGGTGGGCGCACCGCCGCCCTTCGGCGACAAGCTGTTCCAGAAGAACGTGTGATTCCAGACTTGCGCCGAGTTGTTGAACACGCCGCCCGAGGACTTCTTCACGATTTCTTCGAGCGACAGGTTCTCGAATTCGGTGCCGGGAATCAGTTTGTTCAGGTTCGTCACATAGGTCTGGTGGTGCTTGCCATAGTGATACTCGAGCGTTTCTTCCGACATGTGCGGAGCGAGCGCGTTCTTGTCGAACGGCAGCGGCGGGAGCGTATGTTCCATGATTCAGCTTCCTTTCTATGTGGTTTGTGGGGGATGGTGAGGCGTGAGGCAGTGGAGCAATGGATTGTAGGCGAGTTGGGATAACCCAGCAAACCGTGTGCCCTTTATGAGAAAAATTGCTTTCCATATGCTTCGCACGGCGTAAAAAGTGCTCTGGCGAGCAACTACAGGCACGTCAAATGTACGCCGATTCGACGCGTCGCGCCGGGCTCAGAATTCGTCTGACAGACGCGCCTGGACATCGGCGAGCAGGACATCGGCGGAACCTTCCGCGAGATGGACGGTGAGCGCGCGCTTCGGCTTCAACGCATGCGGCGCGCGCACGGCGCGGCCCGTTTGGGCGTCGATCAGCGCGGCATAGCCGCGTTCCAGTGTGCGCTGCGGACTCAGCACCTGCAACCGTGCCGCCAGCTCCGACACGCACGCTTTCTCCCGCTCCGCGCGACGCTTGTGCGCGCCGCCGAGGCGCTGCGCGAGCCGCAGCACATGCTCACGCTCGACAGCCACGTCCGGGCGCTTGCGCTGCCAGCGATAGTGCACCAGCGCGAAATGCGCGCGCGCATCGCGCACCGGACGCGCTCCCGCCGCGGCGAGACGGCCCGCCACTTGCCGCAGATGCGCGCGCTGCCGGGCGAGCCGCTCGGCGGGACTCACGAGCCTGCGCGCGAGCCAGTCGAGTTGTTGCGCGCGCCGCTCCATCATCCGTCCGAAGCCGCGTGCGAGCGCCGCATGACGATGATCGAGCTCGCGCAACAGCAGCACGCGCTGCGGACTGACGAGTTCGGCCGCGGCGGTCGGCGTCGGCGCGCGCACGTCGGCGGCGAAATCCGCGATGGTGAAATCCGTTTCGTGTCCGACGCCGCTCACCACCGGCAACGCGCTCCCGGCAATCGCGCGGGCCAGCACTTCCTCGTTGAAGGCCCACAGGTCTTCGATCGACCCGCCGCCGCGGCACACGATCAGCACATCGACTTCGCGCCGCGCGTTGGCGGCTTCGACCATCGCCGCGAGCTTCGCGCCGACGCCCGCGCCCTGCACCGGCGCCGGATACACGACGACCGGCACGTGCGGCGCGCGGCGCGCGAGCGTCGTCAGCACGTCGCGCAGCGCAGCCGCCTGCAGCGACGTCACGATGCCGATGCCGCGCGGATGCGTCGGCAACGCGCGCTTTCTCTCGGCGGCGAACAGCCCTTCGCTTTCGAGCTGCGCCTTCAGCCGCAGGAACGCTTCGTAAAGCCGGCCCTGCCCCGTGCGCCGCACCGCTTCGACGTTCAATTGCAATTCGCCGCGCGGCTCGTACATCGTGACGAGCGCGCGCACCTCGATCCGGTCGCCTTCGCGCGGCGTGAACTCGGCGTATTGCGCGCGGCCCCGGAACATCACGCAGCGCATCTGCGCGTTCGCGTCCTTGATCGAAAAGTACCAATGGCCGCTCGCCGCGCGCGTGAAGTTCGACACTTCGCCCGACACCCAGACGAGCGGAAACGACCGTTCGAGCATCGAGCTGATCGCCCGATTGAGCACGGAAACGGGGATGACGGCGTCGCCGCTTTGCGACGGCAGGGAATCGGGAGTCATGGCAGGACAGGAAAAACTTGGCGCGGCGGCCGCTGAGCCGGTGGACGAACGTCGCTGGACGAGGTACGCAAGTGTAACAAGTGTCCACACAGAAAGACTTACCGCCGTGTGCGGCGCGGCATCGCCAGAGGCCCGTGAGTTCGTTCTATGCGATTGAATTTGCAGCGTTTTATTTTTATGAACACTGTAAGCTCCGGAGCAACTCTTTCCTGACGCGCTTCGACGGTTCGCGGGCCGCAAGTTCTTCACAGAGTTATCCACAGGCGCGCCGATCGTGTGGACAAGCTTCATCGCAAGCGCCGGCGACTGGCGCGCACGGCCCGCGCGCGCTAGAGTGCCGGGTTCCAGCATCGCCGGACAGTCCGTCCAACGTCGACCGATACTCAAGGAGCTGCCGTTGCGCGTCACGCCGTATCCGAAGGCCGCCCATGTCTGATTTCAAGCCGCCGATCGAGAACTTCCTCGCCCGCGAATGGCGTCGCCGCGGTCCCGTCGCGTGGGCGCTGACGCCCTTCGCGTGCCTCTTCGGCGCGATCGCCGCGACCCGCCGCGCCTTCTACGAGCTGGGCTGGTTCAAGCGCATCGATGTCGGCGTGCCGGTGGTCGTCGTGGGCAACGTGACCGTCGGCGGAACGGGCAAGACGCCGACTGTCATCGCGCTCGTCGAAGCGCTGCGCGGCGCCGGTTTTCAGCCGGGCGTCGTCTCGCGCGGCTACGGCGCGAAAGTCACGAAGCCCACAAGCGTCACGCCGACTTCGGCCGCCGCGCAGGTCGGCGACGAACCGCTCCTGATCGCGCGCCGCACGCACGCGCCGGTGTTCGTCTGCCCGGATCGCGTCGCGGCGGCGAAAGCGCTGCTCGACGCGCATCCGAACGTCGATGTCCTCGTCTCCGACGATGGCCTCCAGCACTATCGCCTCGCGCGCACGTTCGAGCTCGTCGTGTTCGATGCCCGCCTCGGCGGCAACGGCTTCCTGTTGCCAGCCGGACCGTTGCGCGAGCCGATGTCGCGCCGCCGGGACGCGACGCTCATCAACAGTCCGTACGACCGCACGCTGCCGCCGTGGCCGGATACCTTCGCGCTCGAACTCGAATCCGGCGATGCGTGGCTGCTCGACGACCCGCACCAGCGTCGCCCGCTCGATCAGTTCGTCGGCGAAAAAGTGATCGCGGCAGCGGGCATCGGTTCGCCCGAGCGCTTCTTCGCGACGCTGCGCGCGGCGGGCATCGCGCCCGCGACGCGCGCATTTCCCGATCACTATTCGTATCGCGAGAATCCGTTCGCGGGCGTCGAAGCCGATGCGATCCTGATCACCGAAAAGGATGCAGTAAAATTCGGAGCCTGGCGCGATGCACGCATCTGGGTCGTTCCGGTGCAAGCCGTGCTGAGACCGCGCCTCATCGCTCTTGTTGTGGAGAAACTCCGTGGACGCACGTCTGCTTGAAATCCTCGTTTGCCCGATCTGCAAAGGCCCGCTCAGTTACGATCGCGCGGCGCAGGAACTCGTCTGCAGCGCGGACAAGCTCGCCTACCCGATCCGCGACGGCATTCCCGTGATGCTCGTCGACGAAGCGCGCCAGACCGTCGAGGGCACGCCCGTCGAGCCGATCAAACCGGCCGGCGATGCCTGAGCGCGGCTGACATGTCCGTACCGTTCATCGCGGTCATTCCCGCGCGCCTCGCTTCCACGCGCCTGCCGAACAAGCCGCTCGCCGATATCGGCGGCAAGCCGATGGTCGTGCGCGTCGCCGAGCGCGCGCGCGAGTCCGGCGCGAGCCAGGTGCTCGTCGCGACCGATTCCGACCGCGTGGTCGAGGCCGCGCGCGATCACGGCATCGAAGTGATGCTGACGCGCTCGGATCATCCCACCGGCACCGACCGCCTCGCCGAAGTGGCCACGCGTCTGAACTGGGCCGACGACGCGATCGTCGTCAACGTGCAGGGCGACGAGCCGCTCATCGATCCGCAACTCGTGCGCGATGTCGCCGATCACCTCGCGACGCATCCCGAGTGCTCGATCGCCACGGCCGCGCATCCGATCCACGATCCGGCCGACGTCTTCAATCCGAACGTGGTGAAGGTCGTGCTCGATGCGAAAAGCGTCGCGCTCTACTTCTCGCGCGCGCCGATTCCCTGGTCGCGCGATCTCTGGCAGCCGCACTGGCCGGACGTCGCCGCGCTCGGGCAATTGCCCGCCGTGCCGGAGAACGTGCTGCGTCACATCGGGCTCTATGCCTATCGCGCGAAGTTCCTGCGCGACTTCCCGACGCTCGCGCAAGCGCCGATCGAGGCCGCCGAAGCGCTGGAGCAACTGCGCGCGCTGTGGCACGGCGAGCGCATCGCGGTGCGCGTGACGCACGATGCGCCGCCGCCCGGCGTCGACACTCTCGCCGATCTCGAGCGCGTGCAGGCGCTCTTCCCCAAAGCGGACTGAAAGCCGCGGCGCAACCGGTGTAAACCCCGCCAGAGCCCCAATCGGCGGGGTTTGTGGCGGTTTCTATGCGCGTTATTACGGTCGCGATCGTAAAGAGCCGTGGCATAATCAAGCGATTGCGCGAGCCTTCCGGTCAGCGCCGCTCAACGTCGCGCCGCTGTCCGCAGGTGCCCGCCGTCTCCTTTCGGCTGCGCGCCCTGTCGTCGACGCCGCACGAGCCAGGCTACCGGATGTCAAATCAGCCTCGCGGCTGCAGCGGTTTATAGACGATTCGGAGAGATCACCATGCGTTTGATCCTGTTGGGCGCACCCGGTGCGGGCAAGGGCACCCAGGCAAACTTCATCAAGGAGAAATTCGGCATTCCGCAGATTTCGACCGGCGACATGCTGCGCGCAGCCGTCAAGGCAGGCTCGCCGCTCGGCGTCGAGGCGAAGCGCTACATGGACGCGGGCGAGCTGGTGCCGGATTCACTCATCATCAATCTCGTGAAGGAACGTCTGCAGGCGGACGACTGCAAGAACGGCTATCTGTTCGACGGTTTCCCGCGCACGCTGCCGCAAGCCGAAGCCATGAAGGACGCGGGCGTCGCGATCGACTACGTGCTCGAGATCGACGTTCCCTTCGACGAGATCATCACCCGCATGAGCGGCCGCCGCGTGCATGCGGCATCGGGTCGCACGTATCACGTCAAGTTCAATCCGCCGAAGGTCGACATGACCGACGACGTCACCGGCGAGCCGCTGATTCAGCGTGACGACGACAAGGAAGAGACCGTGAAGAAGCGTCTCGAAGTGTATGTCGCGCAGACCAAGCCGCTGATCGCGTACTACAACGACTGGGCGCAGAGCGGCGACGCACCGAACGGTTTGAAGGCGCCGGCGTATCGCAAGATCGCGGGCACCGGCAGCGTCGATGAAATCCGCACGCGGGTATTCGACGCGCTGAAGTAAAGCGCGCTTTCGCCCGGCGTTCGATGAAACCCGCTCTCGATGAGCGGGTTTTTTTACGCCTGTGAATCCGCATGACCGATGTGCGATTTTGCCGTCACCGGCTTCGTTACAATCGACGCGTTTCCCACGAGGAAGGACATCGGCGCGAGCGGCTTTACCCTGCCCTCGCGCGCACGAATCACATAAAGGAGAAGAAGCATGGAGATGCAAGGCAATGTTGTTCTGATCACCGGCGGCGCATCGGGCTTGGGCGAGGCGACCGCGCGGCTCATCGCGGCGCAAGGCGGCAAGGTCGTGATCGCCGACATGAACGACACAGCGGGCGAAGCGCTCGCGAAGGAACTGTCCGGCGCGTTCGTCAAATGCGATGTGAGTCAGGAAAGCGACGGCCAGCGCGCTGTCGATGCCGCTTTGAAGCTCGGCACACTGCGCGGGCTCGTGAACTGCGCGGGCATCGCGCCGGCGGCGAAGACGGTCGGACGCGACGGGCCGCATGCGCTCGATCTGTTCTCGAAGGTGATTTCGGTCAATCTCATCGGCACCTTCAACATGATCCGGCTCGCGGCCAGCGTGATGTCGAAGAACGAAGCGAACGATGCGGGCGAGCGCGGCGTGATCGTGAACACGGCGTCGGTCGCGGCGTATGACGGGCAGATGGGCCAGGCGGCCTATGCGGCGTCGAAGAGCGGCGTCGCGGGCATGACGCTGCCGGTCGCGCGTGATCTGAGCAAGAGCGGCATCCGCGTGATGACGATCGCACCGGGCCTGTTCGAAACGCCCATGCTGCTCGGCATGCCGAAGGAAGTGCAGGACGCGCTCGGCGCGATGGTGCCGTTCCCGCCGCGCCTCGGCAAGCCGGATGAATACGCGATGCTCGTCAAGCAGATCTTCGATAACCCCATGCTCAACGGCGAAGTGATCCGTCTCGACGGCGCGATCCGCATGCAGCCGAAATAACGCTTATTGCGAAGAATTGCGAAGAATTGCGAAGACGGCGGCTCGTTCAGTCGCCGTCGTGCTGCGTGCGCTGCCGCAACTCGTGCAGCTCGGTTTCGACGACCGTCGCGTCCTCGGCGTCCGGACGGAGCTCGATGTAACGCTGCAAATCCTCCAGCGCCGGACGCAGATAATCGAGCCGCGCATACGCGAAGCCGCGATCGCGCACTTCCTCGATGCTGTTCGGCAGCGCGATCACGAGCCGCTGCTGAACCGCGAGCAGACGCTGCCAGCGCTCCGTCTGCAAGTAGATGCCCTTCAGGTTGCGCAACATGCGCGCGACGATCTCGCGCCGAGTCGCGGGCTGCAACAGCACCCGCAACGCGCTGCCGATCGATTCGCCGACGCGCTGCACATACGGCTCCAGCATCTCGACCATCTGCGCTTCGGAGAGCGTCTGGCCGGTGGTCGGATCGAGCATCAGATCCTGGCCGGGCGTCGCGACGCGCAACAGGAAATGCCCCGGAAACGACACGCCGCGCGCCGGCACGCCGAGCTGTTCGGCCATTTCCAGATAGATCACGGCAAGCGAGATCGGAATGCCGCGCCGACGCCGCAGCACGACGTTCAGATGGCTGTTGTCCGGATCGTAGTAATCGTTGAGATTGCTGGAGAAGCCCAGCTCGCGGAAGAAGTAACGATTGAGCGCATCGACTTTCTGCTTCACGTCCGCGTCGTCGGGCATGCGGCGGCGGGCGCGCACGACGAGCTCGTCGATCTCGGCGAGCGCCGCCTGCATGTCGACATCGGGATAGGCGTCCTGCGCGAGCGACAAGGCCGCTTCCGTGAGCGGAAGGCTCTCGTCGTCCGCCATCAGTGAAGTGAAGTAATCGAGGATACGCGTCGTCGTCATCAAAGCGTGCGTCTCTTGAAATAGGCGTATTTGAAGCCCATCGCGGACAGAATACCGAAATATAGCGCGGCAAACACGACGAGGCTCGCACCGAGCAGCGCCACGCGCAGCAACGGCGTCGCGCGCATGGCGATCCAGTCGAAGTTGATCGCAACCCAGTGCATCGTGCCCGCAAGAATCAGGCACGCGCCCACCAGTTGCGCGAAAAAGCGCAGCCAGCCCGGCGACGGCCGATAGATTCCGCGACGGCGCAGGCCCAGGAACAGCAGCCCCGCGTTGGCGAGCGCGCCGAGGCCGATCGACAGCGTCAGACCGGCGTGCGAGAAGATCGGCACGAAGACATAGTTGCTCACCTGCGTCATGACGAGCACGAACACGGCGATCTTCACCGGCGTCTTGATGTCCTGTTTCGCGTAGAAGCCCGGCGCGAGAATCTTGATGAGGATGAGCCCGATCAGCCCGATGCCGTAAGCTGACAGCGCGCGGCCGACCATCACGACGGAATGGTTGTCGAACTTGCCGTAGTGAAAGAGCGTCGCGGTGAGCGGCTGGGCGAAGAAGAAGAGCGCGATCGCACTGGGCGCGGCCAGCAGGAACGTGATGCGCAGGCCCCAGTCGAGCAGCGCGGAGTATTCATCGTTGTCGGCGTCGACGTGCGCTTTCGAGAGGCTCGGCAAGAGGATCGTGCCAAGCGCCGCGCCCAGCAGCGCGGTGGGGAACTCCATCAGCCGGTCGGCGTAGTTGATCCACGACACCGCGCCCGCCCCGATATTCGACGCGATATTCGTGTTGATGATGAGGCTCAGTTGCCCGACCGACACCGCAAAGGTCGCGGGCACCATCTTCAGCAGCACGCGCTTCACGCCCGGATGCGCGAGCGCGCGCCGGAAGTTCAGGCCGATCTTCGGCACCATGTCGATCTTCTTCAGCCCCGGCAACTGCACGAGCAGTTGCAGGATGCCGCCCGCGATCACCGCATAGGCGAGCGCGTAGACCGGCACCTTCAAGTGGGGGGCGACGAACACCGCCGCGAAGATGAACGCCACGTTCAGCAGCACCGGCGCGAACGCGGGCAGCGAAAACTGCTTGTACGTGTTGAGCACGCCGGAGGCGAGCGTCGTCATCGAGATGAAGATGATGTACGGGAACATGATGCGCGTCATCTCGACGGCAAGGCCGTACGCAGCGCCTTCGTGCGAAAGACCCGACGCCACCGCGTACACCACCCAGCTCGCGCCCAGCATGCCGGCGATCGAGAGCACGACCAGGCACCAGGTCAGCACGGTCGACATTGCGTCGACGAGCGCCTTGGTCGGGTCGTGACCCTTGCTGTTCTTGAATTCGGCGAGGATCGGCACGAACGCCTGCGCGAACGCGCCTTCCGCGGACAGCCGCCGCAGCAGGTTGGGAATGCGGAACGCGACGTAGAACGCGTCGGTATAGATACTGGCGCCAAAGGCACGGGCGATCAGCGTTTCGCGGATCAGGCCGGTCACGCGGGACAGCAGCGTGAAGCCGCTGACCGTCAGGAGGGCTCGGAATAGATTCATGGGGCGCTTATTATACGGGGCGCCCGCAACCCGCCTACCAGACTCGGCTTATTGCTGGCGGGCAATAGCGCAAGATTGACCGATCGCATCGATCGGGCTTGCGTGAGGGCGGCGGACCGGCCCGATCCACGTCGCGCTTGTCACGTCTCATATTCCGCTGCTATAATCGCGGGTTTCGAAGCTCCAAAATTGTTTGGATTGAGCAGCTTCACGTCTTTTCCGGCTCTGGCCGGCGATGTTACAGAGGTTCTCGGGCAATCGTTCCCGGGATTTCAGATCAAAGGCAGCGCGCACCGATCACCGCTTCCGGCCCCTGGCTGGACAGCCAAGTGAAGCCCGCTCCGGACAAGTGACAGCAGAATCAGCTGAAACAGGAAAAAGGAACCGTCATGGCAAATACCGCACAAGCTCGCAAGCGCGCCCGTCAGGCCGCCAAGGCCAACTCGCACAACTCGGCGCTGCGCTCGAAGTTCCGCACGGCCATCAAGGCAGTTCGCAAGGCTATCGAAGCCGGCGATCAGACCAAGGCCGCCGAAGTGTTCAAGTCGTCGATCAAGACGATGGACATCATCGCGGACAAGAAGATCATCCACAAGAACAAGGCCGCTCGTCACAAGAGCCGCCTGGCTGCAGCCATCAAGGGCCTGCAAGCCCCCGCTGCCCAGTAATTCCGGCCCGCTTCCGGCGGGCGCTCTCCGGTTTTCGCGAGTTTCGCGAGGTTTCACAATCGGTGCGTTCGTCGAAGCAGCTTCCTGTTTCCGCTGCGCAGTAACGAAAAAGCCCGCTTCGGCGGGCTTTTTTGCGTCTGGGCCTGGTGTTACCGCCTCAACCCTGCTGCTGGGTCTGCGTGCCGTGATGCGGCGGCAGCTCGCACGCCTCGGTCACGAGGAGATCGTTGTCCTTCGCGAAATTGAGCACGAAATCGAAGGCCATCGGCTCGATGTCGCGCAGGCGCGAATCGACGATCACGACCTTGATGTCGCCGATCATGGTCGGACGCACGTAGATGGAATATTGCAGGCGGGCGTTCGGCCCTTTCGCCTTGGGTCCGAAACTCGACATCACGCCGCACAGGCGTTCGGACCAGTCGCTCGGCCGAAACTTCCTTCCGCTCTTGGTGATGCCTTGTATGAAGTATTCGGTAGAGGATGATTCAGCCATGTAGCAATACCTTTTGACGGCCGGTGACGCGCACCGGGACGCACATGCCTGACACAGGGAACCGCAAGGGCCGGCGCGCGAAAAGCGCCGGGCGGTCTTCGCGGGACGCGATTCTCTGGGAACCGGCCGCGCCCGCGACAGGAATGGCGGACTCGACAGCACTGGGCAAGCCACCGCGGAATCGGAACGCGCGAAATCACGCCGACCGGATTCTTGCGAACCCTTCGCCGCAGAGCGCGTGAAACGGTGCTGAGTGTTGCAGAACTGTTGAAACGAGCGACCGCAATTATACATTAGCGGCCCCCTCTTGCGCAGCGCA from the Caballeronia sp. NK8 genome contains:
- the rpsT gene encoding 30S ribosomal protein S20, which gives rise to MANTAQARKRARQAAKANSHNSALRSKFRTAIKAVRKAIEAGDQTKAAEVFKSSIKTMDIIADKKIIHKNKAARHKSRLAAAIKGLQAPAAQ
- a CDS encoding DUF3579 domain-containing protein; its protein translation is MAESSSTEYFIQGITKSGRKFRPSDWSERLCGVMSSFGPKAKGPNARLQYSIYVRPTMIGDIKVVIVDSRLRDIEPMAFDFVLNFAKDNDLLVTEACELPPHHGTQTQQQG